A portion of the Trichomycterus rosablanca isolate fTriRos1 chromosome 17, fTriRos1.hap1, whole genome shotgun sequence genome contains these proteins:
- the thap11 gene encoding THAP domain-containing protein 11 has product MPGFTCCVPGCYNNSHRDRELRFYTFPKDPTQREIWLKNISRAGVSGCFSTFQPTTGHRVCSVHFAGGRKTYTIRVPTLFPLRGVNERRNRRGRGRKVSALLPIITSVVSMSNETPGEAATDESGNSEVTVVQIGQNGQYISPVDIAAEGNEACSPLVLKSEEPTVVSVIPSQSGQCLALCGDEHSYSLTNGTTSAELLRKLNEQRDIIALMEVKMKEMKNTIQQLRISEARLQEELRERDRMLTAGAAVKKKL; this is encoded by the coding sequence ATGCCTGGATTTACATGCTGCGTTCCTGGATGTTATAATAACTCGCACCGTGACCGCGAGCTGCGCTTTTACACCTTTCCGAAGGACCCGACTCAGCGCGAGATCTGGCTGAAGAACATCTCCCGGGCCGGAGTCAGCGGCTGCTTCAGCACTTTTCAGCCCACCACCGGTCACCGCGTCTGCAGTGTGCATTTTGCTGGAGGCAGAAAAACATACACAATACGAGTCCCGACCCTTTTTCCACTGCGCGGAGTCAATGAGAGGAGGAATCGGCGGGGCAGGGGAAGGAAGGTGTCTGCGCTTCTGCCTATTATCACCAGCGTAGTGTCCATGAGCAATGAGACGCCGGGAGAAGCTGCTACTGATGAATCTGGAAACAGCGAGGTTACAGTGGTGCAGATTGGACAGAATGGTCAGTACATCTCGCCTGTGGATATCGCTGCTGAGGGAAACGAGGCATGTTCACCACTGGTATTGAAATCAGAAGAGCCGACCGTGGTAAGCGTGATCCCCTCACAGTCCGGCCAGTGTCTGGCGTTGTGTGGCGATGAGCACTCGTACTCGTTGACCAACGGCACAACTTCAGCTGAACTTTTGAGAAAGCTGAACGAACAGCGCGACATTATCGCCCTTATGGAGGTAAAGATGAAAGAGATGAAGAACACAATCCAGCAACTGCGCATCAGTGAAGCGCGCCTGCAGGAGGAGCTCCGCGAGAGAGATCGCATGTTAACTGCTGGAGCTGCTGTTAAAAAGAAATTGTGA